A genomic region of Thiohalophilus sp. contains the following coding sequences:
- the hpnE gene encoding hydroxysqualene dehydroxylase HpnE has protein sequence MKQAPVVIVGGGWAGLAAAADLAARGHQPLLLEAAKQPGGRARKIAFAGQAVDNGQHLFIGAYHHTLRLLKQFDLPVDELFERRQLQLTLQYPQGLKLSLRAPRLPAPLHLLWALLGAQGLSARNRWQALKFGWRLSRYNVMPQTDQSVLALLQQWQQPQDLIEAFWTPLCLAIMNTPIEESSAELFVRVLRDAFMHQRADSDLLYARRDLGNLFSEPATQYIERQGGEVRLGRRVLQLHIEQQQIQGVVTGDGEIQTSQVILAVPPRAAAALCESHPELTGLQQQCNAFEYEPICTIYLQYPRQVQLPQPMLGLLGGLGQWLFDRRLYGQNGLLAVVISTRGKHMRLTNAELIARIAGELQGHFPDWPAHEQAMVVREKRATFASRVGINPQRPDARTAIDGLWLAGDYTRTDYPATLEGAVKSGLQCATLAHRALHT, from the coding sequence ATGAAACAGGCCCCGGTGGTGATCGTCGGCGGCGGCTGGGCCGGCCTGGCGGCTGCGGCGGACCTGGCCGCTCGCGGCCATCAACCCCTGCTGCTGGAAGCCGCCAAGCAACCCGGCGGCCGGGCACGCAAGATCGCGTTCGCCGGCCAGGCTGTGGACAACGGACAACACCTTTTTATCGGCGCCTATCATCATACCCTGCGCCTGCTCAAACAGTTTGATCTGCCTGTTGACGAATTATTCGAGCGCCGGCAATTGCAGTTGACCCTGCAATACCCGCAGGGCCTAAAACTGTCCCTGCGCGCCCCTCGCCTGCCCGCTCCCTTGCACCTGTTGTGGGCCCTGCTTGGCGCGCAGGGACTGTCGGCCCGCAATCGCTGGCAGGCCCTGAAATTTGGCTGGCGCCTGTCGCGCTACAATGTGATGCCGCAAACCGATCAATCCGTTCTGGCCCTGTTGCAACAATGGCAGCAGCCACAGGACCTGATCGAAGCCTTCTGGACCCCGTTGTGCCTGGCGATTATGAATACCCCGATCGAGGAAAGTTCCGCCGAGTTATTTGTCAGGGTATTGCGCGATGCGTTTATGCACCAGCGGGCGGATTCGGATCTGCTGTATGCACGCCGCGATCTCGGCAACCTGTTCAGCGAGCCCGCCACGCAATACATCGAACGCCAGGGCGGCGAAGTGCGACTGGGACGGCGGGTCTTGCAGTTGCATATCGAACAACAACAAATCCAGGGCGTCGTTACCGGCGACGGCGAAATTCAGACCTCACAGGTGATCCTGGCGGTGCCGCCGCGTGCGGCTGCCGCCTTGTGTGAATCCCATCCCGAGTTGACCGGCTTACAGCAACAGTGTAATGCCTTCGAATACGAACCGATCTGCACGATTTACCTGCAATACCCCAGGCAGGTGCAATTACCGCAACCCATGCTTGGCCTGCTCGGCGGGCTGGGCCAATGGCTCTTCGATCGACGCCTGTATGGCCAGAATGGCTTGCTGGCGGTAGTAATCAGTACCCGGGGTAAACACATGCGCCTGACCAATGCCGAGTTGATCGCCCGCATCGCCGGAGAGTTACAAGGCCATTTCCCCGACTGGCCCGCGCATGAGCAGGCCATGGTGGTTCGGGAAAAACGGGCCACTTTTGCCAGTCGGGTTGGCATTAACCCGCAACGCCCAGACGCTCGCACCGCCATCGACGGCTTGTGGCTGGCCGGGGATTATACCCGAACCGATTATCCCGCCACGCTCGAAGGCGCAGTCAAAAGTGGGTTACAATGCGCCACCCTGGCCCACCGGGCACTTCATACCTGA
- a CDS encoding four helix bundle protein codes for MDKPHKQLHAWNISMQLVSEIYQLTQGFPDNERFGLTQQLRRASISIASNIAEGAARTGMNEFRHFISIARGSVSEVDTQMDIAEILGYLTAPQRETVDQTLKRVDKLL; via the coding sequence ATGGATAAGCCGCATAAACAATTACATGCATGGAACATTTCAATGCAACTGGTCAGTGAAATTTATCAACTGACCCAGGGCTTCCCCGATAATGAACGCTTTGGACTAACCCAGCAGTTACGCCGCGCAAGCATCAGCATAGCCTCCAATATTGCTGAAGGCGCGGCGAGAACCGGAATGAACGAATTTCGACACTTTATCAGCATTGCGCGAGGCTCCGTCAGCGAAGTTGACACCCAGATGGATATTGCTGAAATATTGGGTTACCTTACGGCACCTCAGCGTGAAACAGTGGATCAAACTTTAAAGCGTGTTGATAAATTGCTCTAA
- the hpnC gene encoding squalene synthase HpnC: protein MTSDKLADAYAHCAAMARNHYENFPVASRLLPARIRPAVTVIYAFARRADDVADEGDLSREQRLARLDEYRLQLQQCQTGESFDDPIFIALQDVITRHHLPIEPFRRLLQAFVQDVEKTRYADFGELMDYCRNSANPIGELLLHLNNAASERNLGYSNAICTALQLINFLQDIDQDYRENNRIYLPQDEMQRFGVSEQHIANRTTDFAMQGLMRQQIERARRLLESGAPLGLILGGRFGFELRLIIAGGARILKHLHENSRDAFARPRLTSRDKLAMMAQAALPRLSGRKRPGKPGGGI from the coding sequence ATGACAAGCGACAAACTGGCCGACGCCTATGCCCACTGCGCGGCAATGGCGCGCAATCATTACGAGAATTTCCCCGTTGCCAGTCGCCTGCTGCCGGCGCGCATTCGCCCGGCGGTGACCGTCATTTATGCCTTTGCCCGCCGCGCCGATGATGTCGCCGATGAGGGCGATTTGAGTCGTGAACAACGACTGGCCCGACTGGATGAGTACCGGCTTCAATTGCAACAATGTCAGACGGGGGAATCGTTTGATGATCCGATCTTCATCGCCCTGCAGGATGTGATCACCCGCCACCACCTGCCCATCGAACCGTTCCGGCGATTATTGCAGGCCTTTGTTCAGGATGTGGAGAAAACCCGTTATGCCGATTTTGGCGAGCTGATGGATTATTGTCGCAATTCAGCGAACCCGATCGGCGAGCTGCTGCTGCACCTCAATAATGCCGCCAGCGAGCGTAACCTCGGCTATTCCAACGCCATCTGTACCGCCCTGCAGTTGATCAACTTTCTGCAGGATATCGATCAGGATTACCGGGAAAACAACCGGATTTATTTGCCACAGGACGAGATGCAGCGCTTCGGTGTCAGCGAACAGCATATTGCCAACCGTACGACCGATTTTGCCATGCAGGGGCTGATGCGCCAGCAGATCGAACGGGCCCGCCGGCTGCTTGAATCCGGCGCCCCGCTGGGATTGATCCTTGGCGGACGTTTTGGTTTCGAATTGCGGCTGATCATCGCCGGCGGGGCCCGCATTCTCAAACATCTGCACGAGAACAGTCGCGATGCGTTCGCCCGCCCGCGGCTCACCTCGCGTGACAAGCTGGCCATGATGGCACAGGCGGCCCTGCCCCGCCTGTCTGGCCGCAAGCGCCCGGGTAAACCGGGCGGTGGAATCTGA
- the hpnD gene encoding presqualene diphosphate synthase HpnD, whose product MTPDQYCQDKAASSGSSFYYSFLFLPRHRRRAITALYAFCREVDDVVDDNRTPEVSRVKLQWWKDEIDRLFDAQPQHPVTQALQSAITGFDLPREYFIEIIDGMEMDLEQHRYATFKELSLYCYRVASVVGLLSAEIFGYRDRHTLKYARDLGLAFQLTNILRDVGEDARRGRIYLPQEDLQRFGVRETDLLQGQESAGFYQLMAFEAQRAREFYQRAHAHLPDTDRRAQRAGLIMSRIYERLLDELEKDGFHVLTRRINLTALAKLWLAGTTVWHERRRWRRAPPDREQSR is encoded by the coding sequence ATGACCCCCGATCAATATTGTCAGGACAAGGCCGCTTCCAGCGGTTCCAGTTTCTATTACAGCTTCCTGTTTCTCCCCCGCCACCGGCGCCGGGCGATTACCGCCCTGTATGCCTTCTGCCGGGAAGTCGACGACGTGGTGGACGATAACAGGACACCGGAAGTGAGCCGGGTCAAGCTGCAATGGTGGAAGGATGAAATCGATCGTCTGTTCGACGCTCAGCCACAACATCCCGTGACCCAGGCCTTGCAGTCGGCGATCACGGGGTTTGATCTGCCTCGCGAATATTTTATCGAGATCATCGATGGCATGGAAATGGATCTCGAACAACACCGTTATGCCACGTTCAAGGAACTGTCGCTGTACTGTTATCGGGTCGCCAGTGTGGTCGGGTTATTATCGGCGGAAATTTTCGGTTACCGGGATCGCCATACGCTCAAATACGCCCGGGATCTGGGCCTGGCGTTTCAGCTGACCAATATCCTGCGTGATGTCGGCGAAGACGCCCGCCGCGGGCGCATCTATCTGCCTCAAGAGGATCTGCAGCGCTTCGGTGTACGGGAAACGGATCTGTTACAGGGCCAGGAATCCGCCGGATTTTATCAACTGATGGCCTTCGAGGCACAACGGGCCCGCGAGTTTTACCAACGCGCCCATGCCCATTTACCCGACACCGATCGGCGTGCCCAGCGTGCCGGCCTGATTATGAGCCGCATTTATGAGCGCCTGCTCGATGAGCTGGAAAAAGACGGCTTTCATGTCCTGACCCGGCGTATCAATCTGACCGCGCTGGCCAAGTTGTGGCTGGCCGGGACCACCGTCTGGCACGAACGGCGCCGATGGCGACGCGCCCCACCGGACAGGGAACAGTCCCGATGA
- a CDS encoding DNA recombination protein RmuC: protein MTQELIYAAIAVGSLLVGALAVYLWLQGRINALQRENSELSTTLELERRHAEEKLETLTQAREQLKETFSSISSQALKHNSEEFLRLAQQNLEKFQNEAKGDLAQKEKAIEQLIKPIRDSLEKTEQQIHSIEKERKEAYGALHKHIETMNLTQQELRNQTHNLVQALRRPEVRGQWGELTLKRLAELAGMVEHCDFYQQENIQTDEGRQRPDMIVRMPDGREIVVDVKTPLDAYLSAIESSDEEQRKQHMQRHAKNVRQRINELHSKAYWSQFSQSPEFVVLFIPGDQFLSAALETDYQLMEDALSKNVILATPTSFVALLRAVAYGWRQEQLAKNAEQIKKIGEELYQRLATFTGHLQKMGRSLDTTVKHFNSTVGSFDSRILPSVQKFREMGISSSKEIEAQEQVESGVRQIDTDIDNDQ from the coding sequence ATGACTCAGGAACTGATTTACGCCGCGATTGCTGTTGGCTCCCTGCTGGTCGGGGCGCTGGCGGTTTATCTGTGGCTACAGGGGCGCATCAACGCTCTGCAACGGGAGAACAGCGAGCTGAGCACGACGCTGGAGCTGGAGCGTCGACACGCCGAGGAGAAACTGGAAACGCTGACCCAGGCGCGCGAGCAGCTCAAGGAAACCTTTTCCTCCATTTCCAGCCAGGCGTTGAAACACAACTCCGAGGAGTTCCTGCGTCTGGCGCAACAGAATCTGGAAAAGTTCCAGAACGAGGCCAAGGGCGATCTGGCGCAGAAGGAAAAGGCGATCGAGCAACTGATCAAGCCCATTCGCGACTCGCTGGAGAAGACCGAACAGCAGATCCACAGTATCGAAAAAGAGCGCAAGGAAGCCTACGGTGCGCTGCACAAGCACATCGAAACCATGAATCTGACCCAGCAGGAGTTACGCAACCAGACCCATAACCTGGTTCAGGCTCTGCGCCGCCCGGAGGTACGGGGTCAGTGGGGCGAGCTGACCCTCAAGCGGCTGGCGGAGCTGGCCGGCATGGTCGAGCATTGCGACTTTTATCAGCAGGAGAACATCCAGACCGACGAGGGCCGCCAGCGGCCGGATATGATCGTGCGCATGCCCGACGGGCGTGAGATCGTGGTGGATGTCAAAACGCCACTGGATGCTTATTTAAGTGCCATCGAAAGCAGCGACGAGGAACAGCGCAAACAGCACATGCAGCGTCATGCCAAAAATGTCCGCCAGCGTATCAACGAACTGCACAGCAAGGCGTACTGGAGCCAGTTCAGCCAGTCTCCGGAGTTTGTGGTGTTGTTTATTCCCGGCGATCAGTTTCTCAGCGCGGCACTGGAAACCGATTATCAATTGATGGAAGATGCACTGAGTAAAAATGTGATTCTCGCCACGCCGACCAGCTTTGTCGCCCTGCTGCGCGCGGTGGCCTACGGCTGGCGCCAGGAACAGCTGGCCAAGAACGCCGAGCAGATCAAGAAGATTGGTGAAGAGTTATACCAGCGCCTGGCGACCTTCACCGGCCATTTGCAAAAAATGGGGCGCAGCCTGGATACGACCGTCAAACATTTCAACAGCACCGTCGGTTCGTTTGACAGCCGCATCCTGCCCAGTGTGCAGAAGTTTCGCGAGATGGGGATCAGCTCCAGCAAGGAGATCGAGGCGCAGGAACAGGTCGAAAGCGGCGTGCGTCAGATCGACACCGACATCGATAACGACCAGTAG
- the gph gene encoding phosphoglycolate phosphatase (PGP is an essential enzyme in the glycolate salvage pathway in higher organisms (photorespiration in plants). Phosphoglycolate results from the oxidase activity of RubisCO in the Calvin cycle when concentrations of carbon dioxide are low relative to oxygen. This enzyme is a member of the Haloacid Dehalogenase (HAD) superfamily of aspartate-nucleophile hydrolase enzymes (PF00702).) codes for MTSKSKPVRAKPPSHELSTSRPRDLASSRAIRTVLFDLDGTLADTAPDLAHALNAVRLSHELPALPFDMIRPVVSHGGKALIELGFAQTHIDADFETLRQQLLQHYHSNLATHTVLFPGIAALLDTLESRGHNWGVVTNKPGWLTDPLLEALNLDQRASCVVSGDTLPQRKPDPAPLLHACEQCGSEANQCLYVGDARRDIEAGRRAGMQTLVALFGYIGEYEQPDTWGADGMVESPEAILQWLS; via the coding sequence ATGACCAGCAAAAGCAAACCAGTCAGGGCTAAACCACCTTCTCACGAGCTATCGACCTCGCGACCTCGCGATCTCGCCAGCTCACGCGCCATCCGAACCGTTCTGTTTGACCTGGACGGCACGCTGGCCGACACCGCGCCGGATCTGGCCCATGCGCTCAATGCTGTGCGCCTGAGCCACGAGCTGCCCGCGCTGCCGTTCGATATGATCCGTCCCGTGGTATCGCACGGCGGCAAGGCATTAATCGAGCTGGGCTTTGCCCAAACCCATATCGACGCGGACTTCGAGACGTTACGCCAGCAACTGCTACAGCATTATCACAGCAACCTGGCAACCCACACCGTGCTGTTTCCCGGCATAGCGGCATTGCTCGACACCCTCGAAAGCCGCGGCCATAACTGGGGCGTGGTGACCAACAAGCCCGGCTGGCTGACCGATCCCCTGCTGGAGGCACTGAATCTTGACCAGCGCGCCAGCTGCGTGGTCAGCGGCGATACCCTGCCCCAACGCAAACCCGATCCCGCACCGCTGTTGCATGCCTGTGAACAGTGCGGCAGCGAGGCGAATCAATGCCTGTACGTCGGCGATGCCCGGCGGGACATCGAGGCCGGGCGTCGTGCCGGGATGCAGACACTGGTTGCCCTGTTCGGCTATATTGGCGAGTATGAACAGCCGGATACCTGGGGCGCCGACGGGATGGTGGAATCCCCCGAAGCGATCCTGCAATGGCTAAGTTAA